A genomic region of Colletotrichum destructivum chromosome 5, complete sequence contains the following coding sequences:
- a CDS encoding Putative large ribosomal subunit protein bL28: MRFNTLRPGSSSLLASLQNLTLTTTTDTTAARAFSTSAPLATKTISLQKIPTSTVPPYPYGPRLLYKQSNNGLYGSARIRHGHNVSEKHHQVTNRTWRPNVHYKRLWSDALGAWVRIRLTTRVLRTVEREGGIDAYVTKTKAARVRELGPGGWKLRWLVMQSSAFRAKYAAEREALGVRGEMPEDQTDLVHYMVDAATPGPLSAVSRGIIQRRAGQMIAEEFVLGEDAELFEAGAHYGEDLTEGFEKPAVKANRLS; encoded by the coding sequence atGCGCTTCAACACCCTGAGGCCGGGGtcctcttccctcctcgcctccctccaaaacctcaccctcaccaccaccaccgacaccaccgccgcccgcgccttCTCAACATCCGCTCCTCTCGCCACGAAAACGATCTCCCTCCAAAAGATCCCCACCTCCACCGTGCCCCCCTACCCCTACGGCCCGCGCCTCCTCTACAAGCAGTCCAACAACGGCCTCTACGGCTCCGCCCGCATCCGCCACGGCCACAACGTCTCGGAGAAGCACCACCAGGTCACCAACCGCACCTGGCGCCCCAACGTTCACTACAAGCGCCTCTGGtccgacgccctcggcgcctgGGTCCGCATCCGTCTCACCACCCGCGTCCTGCGCACCGTCgagcgcgagggcggcatcgacgcctACGTCACAAAGACAAAGGCCGCCCGCGTCAGGGAGCTCGGCCCAGGCGGCTGGAAGCTGCGCTGGCTCGTCATGCAGTCGTCAGCCTTCCGCGCCAAGtacgccgccgagagggaAGCCCTCGGCGTCCGCGGCGAAATGCCCGAGGACCAGACCGACCTGGTCCACTACATGGTTGACGCCGCCACCCCGGGCCCGTTGAGCGCCGTCAGCAGGGGCATCATCCAGCGGAGGGCTGGCCAGATGATCGCTGAGGAATTTGTGCtcggcgaggatgccgagcTGTTCGAGGCTGGCGCCCACTACGGGGAGGACCTGACGGAAGGCTTCGAGAAGCcggccgtcaaggccaacAGGTTATCGTAG
- a CDS encoding Putative rapid ALkalinization Factor: MKYSLVITVAFVLLATASPVPSPESISNGAMGSGRIPCNGKNKANCVPGGSTGSANPPSSGCNQNNKCRGGSKLRRMVADEFAAEDNEPED; the protein is encoded by the exons ATGAAGTACTCCCTCGTCATCACCGTCGCTTTTGTGCTGCTAGCTACTGCATCTCCTGTCCCGTCCCCGGAATCTATCAGCAACGGCGCAATGGGCAGCGGCCGTATTCCCTGCAATGGGAAGAACAAGGCAAACTGTGTTCCTGGGGGCAGTACAGGGTCCGCCAATCCCCCAAGCAGTGGCTGCAATCAGAACAACAAATGCCGTGGTGGCAGCAAACTT CGACGCATGGTGGCGGATGAATTTGCTGCTGAGGATAACGAGCCTGAGGATTAA
- a CDS encoding Putative major facilitator superfamily, MFS transporter superfamily, which translates to MGRSSPNELDKSRPSPAPQTCEETPLLHEHASSPDSSKSRAVSWASIPGKWQLAVLVMARLAEPLSERSLTSYLFYQLQWLNPDLDPAEIPKQAGYLTAVFAAAQCLTSVWWGHAADNPSLGRKRVLMIGLVGSAMSALGMAFSTSLYAAFFFRFCAGALNGNIGVLRTMVSEIVVDKRYQPRAFLLLPMCFNVGVIIGPLLSGFLADPVHTLPRLFGPNSLFGGARGVQWLRDFPYALPNLFCAVILGTATLGIILGLDETHPQLKHQPDAGRRLGKHIMHTILRRVPGYNDDPVAIGIPSASVQRPIDEEIDALPIKPKRKIRAPFSAILTRQVCLNMLQRFLQSLHVSAFNSIFFSLLPTPRAENNNFHPPFRFTGGLGLSSEKIGMANTTIGMIGIPLQLILYPRLISMLGVRQSYRVFLPLSIVAYFTLPYLVLLPDDAVLIWTCLSAVLTMHVLSRTFVNPATMLLVNDSAPSPNLLGTVHGLASSISSAGRIMGPTVGGAMLSWGLTHDLVGLPLWLLGVLAVINWAVLWWIDDVSMSH; encoded by the exons ATGGGCCGCTCATCACCCAACGAGCTGGACAAGTCCAGGCCCAGTCCAGCACCGCAAACATGCGAAGAAACGCCTCTCCTCCACGAACATGCGAGCAGCCCAGACTCGTCAAAGTCTCGTGCTGTCTCATGGGCTTCGATCCCTGGGAAGTGGCAGctggccgtcctcgtcatggCCCGTCTGGCCGAGCCGTTGAGTGAACGGTCTTTGACGTCCTACCTCTTCTATCAACTCCAATGGCTCAACCCGGACCTCGACCCTGCCGAGATACCCAAGCAAGCCGGTTATCTCACTGCCGTGTTCGCAGCGGCGCAGTGCCTCACGTCTGTCTGGTGGGGGCATGCCGCGGACAACCCGAGTCTGGGCCGCAAGCGCGTCTTGATGATTGGGCTTGTCGGCTCGGCCATGTCTGCGTTGGGCATGGCTTTCTCGACGTCTCTATACgctgccttcttcttccggtTCTGCGCCGGCGCTCTTAATGGGAATATCGGTGTTCTCAGGACCATGGTCTCTGAAATTGTCGTTGACAAGCG GTACCAACCTCGAGCATTTCTTCTATTGCCCATGTGCTTCAacgtcggcgtcatcatTGGGCCACTTCTGAGTGGATTTCTCGCCGATCCTGTTCACACTCTCCCACGCCTTTTCGGACCAAACTCGCTCTTCGGCGGTGCTCGTGGTGTTCAATGGCTAAGGGATTTCCCATATGCGCTTCCCAACTTGTTCTGTGCAGTCATTCTGGGAACTGCAACTCTCGGGATCATCTTGGGTCTCGACGAAACGCATCCACAACTGAAGCATCAGCCGGATGCTGGACGGAGGCTAGGCAAGCACATTATGCATACGATTCTGCGACGGGTGCCGGGCTACAACGATGATCCAGTAGCCATTGGTATTCCGTCCGCCTCGGTTCAAAGACCTATAGACGAGGAGATTGATGCACTGCCGATCAAGCCAAAGAGGAAGATCCGGGCCCCGTTCAGTGCCATCTTGACGAGACAAGTCTGCCTCAACATGCTGCAACGGTTTCTTCAATCCCTACACGTCTCGGCATTCAACTCCATCTTTTTCAGCCTCCTACCGACGCCCAGGGCGGAAAACAACAACTTCCACCCGCCGTTCCGCTTcaccggcggcctcgggctcTCCAGCGAGAAGATCGGGATGGCCAACACGACGATCGGCATGATCGGGATACCTCTACAGCTGATTCTCTATCCGAGGCTGATCAGCATGCTTGGTGTCAGGCAATCCTACCGCGTCTTCCTGCCACTCAGCATCGTCGCGTACTTCACGCTGCCCTATCTCGTACTGCTGCCAGACGATGCCGTCCTGATCTGGACGTGCCTGTCGGCCGTGCTGACGATGCACGTCTTATCTCGAACGTTTGTCAACccggcgacgatgctgcTTGTCAACGACTCAGCCCCGAGCCCGAACCTGCTCGGGACGGTACACGGTTTGGCATCCAGCATCTCGAGCGCAGGCCGGATAATGGGACCCACGGTCGGCGGCGCGATGCTCAGCTGGGGCCTTACCCACGACCTCGTGGGGTTGCCTCTGTGGCTGTTGGGGGTTTTGGCGGTGATCAACTGGGCTGTTCTCTGGTGGATCGACGACGTGAGCATGTCTCACTAA
- a CDS encoding Putative tryptophan synthase beta chain-like, PALP domain, tryptophan synthase, alpha chain encodes MEGIRQTFQRCKAQGRSALVTYVTAGFPTPQDTPDVLLAMEKGGADVIELGAPFTDPIADGPTIQTSNTVALQHGVTIESTLKMVKDARDRGLKAPVMLMGYYNPLLSYGEERLLTDCKTSGVNGFIVVDLPPEEAISFRKLCTKGGLSYVPLIAPATSDARMRILCKLADSFIYVVSRQGVTGASGSLNANLPALVERVKKYSGNKPAAVGFGVSTRDHFLSVSQLADGVVVGSQIITTLQKAAPGELYNDVAKYCSYLCGRDSANDETTREVGIVEAMAAAKEPTNPTVDDTITADQDSELVAELAAMHGKIPDRFGDFGGQYVPESLMDCLSELEEGFNQIKDDPSFWEEYRSYYEYMGRPGHLHLAERLTEYAGGANIWLKREDLNHTGSHKINNALGQLLLAKRLGKTKIIAETGAGQHGVATATVCAKFGMECTVYMGAEDVRRQALNVFRMKLLGAKVVAVEAGSKTLRDAVNEAMRAWVVELDTTHYIIGSAIGPHPFPTIVRTFQSVIGNETKAQMLEKRGKLPDAVVACVGGGSNAVGMFYPFANDPSVKLLGVEAGGDGIDTARHSATLSGGSKGVLHGVKTYILQDKHGQVAETHSISAGLDYPGVGPELSSWKDSERAKYVAATDAEAFIGFRLMSQLEGIIPALESAHGIFGAIELAKTMKKDEDVVICLSGRGDKDVQSVADELPKLGPKIGWDLRF; translated from the exons ATGGAAGGCATTCGGCAAACATTCCAGCGCTGCAAGGCCCAAGGCCGG TCTGCACTCGTTACCTATGTTACTGCCGGTTTCCCTACGCCCCAGGACACACCTGACGTCCTGTTGGCTATGGAGAAGGGTGGTGCTG ATGTGATCGAACTTGGTGCACCTTTTACCGACCCTATCGCCGACGGCCCGACTATTCAGACATCAAACACT GTTGCGTTGCAACACGGCGTCACGATCGAGTCAACACTCAAGATGGTCAAGGATGCAAGGGACCGGGGCCTTAAAGCCCCTGTCATGTTGATGGGATACTACAATCCTCTCCTGAGCTATGGCGAGGAGAGACTCTTGACCGACTGCAAGACATCAGGCGTCaacggcttcatcgtcgttgacctgccgcccgaggaggccatTTCTTTCCGCAAGCTCTGCACCAAGGGAGG TCTCTCCTACGTTCCCCTTATCGCTCCTGCGACCTCCGACGCTCGCATGAGGATTCTCTGCAAGCTGGCCGACTCTTTCATCTACGTCGTCTCCCGCCAGGGTGTCACCGGCGCGTCCGGCTCTCTGAACGCAAACCtccccgccctcgtcgagcgtGTTAAGAAGTACAGCGGCAACAAGCCCGCTGctgtcggcttcggcgtcagCACAAGAGACCACTTCCTGAGCGTCTCTCAGCTCGCTgacggcgttgtcgtcggctCCCAGATCATCACAACCCTTCAGAAGGCCGCCCCCGGCGAGCTGTACAACGATGTCGCAAAGTACTGCTCTTACCTCTGCGGCCGCGACAGCGCCAATGATGAGACTACCCGCgaggtcggcatcgtcgaggccatggccgccgccaaggagccCACCAACCccaccgtcgacgacaccatcaccgccgaCCAGGACAGtgagcttgttgccgagctcgccgccatGCACGGCAAGATTCCCGACCGGTTTGGTGACTTTGGCGGCCAGTACGTCCCCGAGAGCTTGATGGACTGCCTgtccgagctcgaggagggctTCAACCAGATCAAGGACGACCCCTCCTTCTGGGAGGAGTACCGCTCATACTACGAGTACATGGGTCGCCCCGGCCACTTGCATCTCGCGGAGCGCCTGACGGAGtacgccggcggcgccaacaTCTGGCTGAAGCGCGAGGATCTCAACCACACCGGCTCGCACAAGATCAACAAtgccctcggccagcttctcctcgcgaAGCGCCTTGGCAAGACCAAGATTatcgccgagacgggcgcTGGCCAGCACGGTGTCGCGACCGCCACCGTCTGCGCCAAGTTCGGTATGGAGTGCACCGTCTACATGGGCGCTGAAGACGTCCGCAGACAGGCTCTCAACGTCTTCCGCATGAAGCTCCTCGGCGCAAAggttgtcgccgtcgaggccggcagcaAGACGCTCCGTGACGCCGTCAACGAGGCCATGCGCGCCTGggttgtcgagctcgacacGACGCACTACATCATCGGCTCCGCCATCGGCCCTCACCCCTTCCCCACCATTGTCCGCACGTTCCAGTCTGTCATCGGTAACGAGACCAAGGCGCAGATGCTTGAGAAGAGAGGCAAGCtgcccgacgccgtcgtcgcctgcgttggcggcggcagcaacgCCGTCGGCATGTTCTACCCTTTCGCCAACGACCCTTCCGTCAAGCTTCTCGGTGttgaggccggcggcgacggcatcgacACCGCCAGACACAGCGCCACCCTCTCGGGAGGCAGCAAGGGCGTCCTGCACGGTGTCAAGACGTACATCCTCCAGGACAAGCACGGTCAGGTCGCCGAGACCcactccatctcggccggtCTCGACTACCCGGGCGTCGGCCCCGAGCTCAGCTCTTGGAAGGACAGCGAGCGCGCCAAGTACGTCGCCGCtaccgacgccgaggccttTATCGGTTTCCGTCTTATGAGCCAGCTTGAGGGCATCATCCCCGCGCTCGAGTCGGCGCACGGCATTTTTGGCGCCATTGAGCTCGCcaagacgatgaagaaggacgaggacgtcgtcatcTGCCTGAGCGGCCGCGGCGACAAGGACGTGCAgagcgtcgccgacgagctgccCAAGCTGGGCCCCAAGATTGGCTGGGACTTGCGCTTCTAG
- a CDS encoding Putative tetratricopeptide-like helical domain superfamily, translating into MNATCICSSIQLLARGHDEDSARALIPALNCHLEDLRRLLAQSKSLSRDVRYRVTPRNERTGKVLSVRSVDLTPVNKIRELFGDTVGEFWVSADGRVSTELRRRLACVVIFLRSKLSSQALVPPQLAEIFHKNYNYADIRNCGSKYLQIARKLGGLGSILWLPLGIPSSTYERYLNLDDEEVFHHLASLAPRYEDYTALAQRLILSQLLDPTLPSSYMNLFAGYAEILPAPDQLLLLLHALGGSDIPEKLLKSVRLPQRRWDSNGEIQTVTAAEFGLPSELINILSDQLQLSRAAKTPYIIRRALDDTTIVWSLCPDYASNLSRILHHRTADELGDAALKLICYVCPPCYEGNTDWSPVLKQAVWPIVQRVTKQQKIPPSLRVQVLETLLFFGERDSVAIRRVAVEQAKGLLRKSMPYYLHASVALFRSTLYRVDADFAKSESYIRDFTWRGPRPTTRRDHALQGRLHISQMENKIKCYDNDVPSSIYGWKADQPLSTLDIEVTFRLQSTAARFFQSVGDFGAARDSLEQILSLDTTKPIRGSTRRVLVGRLADIYCEMGEYATAAEMTRAELDNMNYSQRLRREFRRLMLASAEANIGLERLDAAESALKELEGAALPRPDNLHDQQLHMRALLAAARIAHSGTDRGWAMLRWKFALEEVQRMHTLGSGGGFTAAVIHVSLAHAQLAAGDWEGGRQSWATGMELMRSETCEFWLPVVPTAWLQRVAGEVHDSQGWLFRMKLPGARCDITWPLPQEV; encoded by the exons ATGAATGCCACCTGCATCTGCAGCTCGATTCAACTCTTAGCCAGGGGACATGACGAGGACAGCGCCAGGGCCTTGATCCCTGCTCTGAACTGCCACCTGGAAGATCTGCGTCGTCTTCTGGCCCAGTCAAAATCACTCTCCCGCGATGTCCGGTACCGAGTCACACCGCGTAATGAGCGAACAGGCAAGGTGTTGTCTGTGAGATCAGTCGACCTCACGCCCGTAAACAAGATACGCGAACTATTCGGCGATACTGTTGGTGAGTTTTGGGTATCCGCTGACGGCCGTGTCAGCACCGAGCTGCGTCGACGACTTGCTTGCGTCGTGATCTTCCTCAGGTCCAAGTTGAGTTCCCAAGCTTTAGTGCCCCCTCAGCTCGCCGAAATATTTCATAAAAATTACAACTATGCCGACATTCGAAATTGTGGGAGCAAGTATCTCCAGATCGCTCGGAAACTCGGTGGCCTCGGGTCGATCCTCTGGCTTCCGCTCGGCATCCCATCCTCAAC CTACGAGAGATACCTAAACTtggacgatgaggaggtaTTTCATCATTTGGCTTCTCTCGCCCCACGGTATGAAGATTATACAGCGCTTGCGCAGCGTCTCATATTAAGCCAACTACTTG ATCCGACGCTGCCATCCTCGTATATGAATCTTTTTGCCGGGTACGCAGAGATATTGCCGGCCCCAGACCAGCTATTACTCCTCCTCCATGCACTCGGCGGCTCTGACATTCCAGAGAAGCTTCTGAAGAGTGTTCGTTTGCCGCAGAGGAGATGGGATAGCAATGGAGAGATCCAGACCGTCACCGCTGCCGAGTTTGGTCTCCCATCGGAGCTCATCAACATACTGTCTGATCAACTTCAGCTTTCTCGCGCCGCGAAAACCCCGTACATCATCAGACGCGCCCTTGATGACACTACCATCGTATGGTCTCTTTGTCCCGACTATGCGTCGAATTTATCGCGCATCCTACATCATAGAACGGCCGATGAACTCGGAGATGCCGCCTTGAAACTCATTTGCTATGTTTGCCCCCCCTGCTACGAGGGCAACACAGACTG GTCACCTGTGCTCAAACAGGCTGTTTGGCCGATAGTACAGAGAGTCacaaaacaacaaaaaaTACCACCGTCACTCAGAGTCCAAGTTCTGGAGacccttctcttctttggGGAAAGAGATTCGGTTGCCATACGTCGCGTTgccgtcgagcaggccaAAGGACTCCTGCGGAAGTCAATGCCATATTATCTCCACGCTTCCGTTGCACTCTTCCGCAGCACCCTATATCGCGTCGACGCAGACTTCGCCAAATCGGAGTCGTACATACGCGACTTCACCTGGCGAGGACCGCGTCCGACCACCCGCCGGGACCACGCACTGCAGGGACGCCTTCACATTTCTCAGATGGAGAACAAGATCAAGTGTTACGACAACGACGTGCCGTCATCCATCTACGGCTGGAAAGCGGACCAGCCGTTGTCGACCCTGGACATCGAGGTCACGTTCCGGCTCCagagcacggcggcgcggttCTTCCAGTCAGTCGGAGATTTTGGCGCCGCCAGGGACTCCTTGGAGCAGATCCTCTCCCTTGACACAACCAAGCCGATACGCGGCAGCACGCGCCGCGTCTTGGTCGGCAGACTCGCCGACATATACTGCGAGATGGGGGAATATGCGACTGCCGCTGAGATGACCCGCGCAGAGCTGGACAACATGAACTACTCTCAacgcctgcgccgcgagTTCCGACGGCTGATGCTCGCCTCGGCGGAAGCCAACATCGGACTCGAAAGGCTGGACGCGGCGGAGTCAGCGCTCAAGGAGCTGGAGGGGGCCGCGCTTCCCAGGCCGGACAACCTGCACGACCAGCAACTACACATGCGCgcgctcctcgccgccgctcgcATCGCCCACTCTGGGACGGACCGCGGCTGGGCTATGCTGCGATGGAAGTTTGCACTCGAGGAGGTCCAGCGCATGCACACCCTCGGGTCGGGGGGCGGGttcacggcggcggtgatcCATGTGTCTCTGGCCCacgcccagctcgccgctGGTGACTGGGAGGGCGGTCGACAGTCGTGGGCTACGGGGATGGAGCTTATGAGGAGCGAGACGTGCGAGTTCTGGCTCCCCGTCGTGCCCACCGCGTGGCTGCAACGGGTTGCCGGGGAGGTTCATGATTCGCAGGGTTGGCTATTCCGCATGAAACTGCCTGGCGCGAGGTGTGACATCACATGGCCTTTACCTCAAGAGGTGTAG
- a CDS encoding Putative choice-of-anchor B domain-containing protein: protein MVRINSAALLGSAMIGLSSAAGAGTKAEYASGEVHHRIMGIKMAQWEAESEAGLMDSARYPELGYTPCVDGFAAAIPGDVNNTFRCRNIDLYHFLSHEQLGSWGGRGSSSWGWTSADGREFVAIGQYDGTAFAEISKEGKLVYLGRLPQYDSIGSNWREIRIVGDIVVIGSEAIKHGVQFFDMKKVLDLDPANPKNFTQADLTGHWDELPVGRTHNIVVNHELNYAIACGSVGGNATIRVRDELPCRGGLIFLDISDPTNVTSPGCAAGDGYVHDAECLVYRGPDARYYGRDICYGYNEDTLTIYDVTDKNGNVTNIISISDYPGAQYVHQGVVNNETWQEYLFLDDEFDERDAKVGPMTQGLPTTHIFDIRDLENPVYTGYYAGKTRSIDHNQYIVGGYLYQSNYGNGLNVLDVSSVTKDPTGAGICEAGFFDIYPEDDEEEGGGKVQFAGSWSSYANFKSGFVFVHTIERGSFVVKMTSKECPKAPVCNADNCLRALRANSVPGRLEESVEFCGNFTTRQRTEESLLPEYASKACVENNNKKPVERVSSACACIPTPVVPELPRTTTRPPVPTVLPPKA from the exons ATGGTCCGCATCAACTCCGCAGCCCTTCTGGGCTCCGCCATGATCGGCTTGAGCAgcgcagccggcgccggcaccaaGGCCGAGTACGCTTCTGGCGAGGTTCACCACCGCATCATGGGCATCAAGATG GCTCAATGGGAGGCCGAGTCCGAGGCCGGTCTGATGGACAGCGCTCGCTACCCTGAGCTCGGCTACACCCCGTGTGTTGACGGCTTTGCTGCTGCCATCCCCGGCGATGTCAACAACACCTTCCGGTGCAGAAAC attgACCTCTACCACTTCTTGTCCCACGAGCAGCTTGGCAGCTGGGGCGGACGAGGATCTTCGTCGTGGGGTTGGACCTCTGCTGATGGCAGAGAGTTCGTTGCCATTGGACAATACGACGGcaccgccttcgccgagaTCAGCAAGGAGGGAAAGCTGGTGTacctcggccgtctcccCCAGTATGACTCCATCGGCTCGAACTGGAGAGAGATCCGCATCGTCGGAGACATCGTCGTCATTGgctccgaggccatcaagcaCGGCGTCCAGTTCTTCGACATGAAGaaggtcctcgacctcgacccgGCGAACCCCAAGAACTTCACCCAGGCCGACCTCACCGGCCACTGGGACGAGCTCCCCGTCGGCCGCACCCACAACATCGTCGTCAACCATGAGCTCAACTACGCCATCGCCTGCGGTTCCGTCGGCGGGAACGCCACCATCCGCGTCAGAGACGAGCTGCCCTGCCGCGGCGGTCTGatcttcctcgacatcagCGACCCCACCAACGTCACGAGCCCCGGCTGTGCTGCCGGTGACGGCTacgtccacgacgccgagtGCCTCGTCTACCGCGGCCCCGACGCCCGCTACTACGGCAGGGACATCTGCTACGGTTACAACGAGGACACGCTGACCATCTACGACGTCACGGACAAGAACGGCAACGTCACCAACATCATCTCCATTAGCGACTACCCCGGCGCCCAGTACGTCCACCAGGGCGTCGTCAACAACGAGACCTGGCAGGAGtacctcttcctcgacgacgagttcgacGAGCGCGACGCCAAGGTCGGCCCCATGACCCAGGGCCTGCCCACGACGCACATCTTCGACATCCGCGACTTGGAGAACCCCGTCTACACCGGCTACTACGCCGGCAAGACGCGCTCCATCGACCACAACCAGTACATCGTCGGCGGGTACCTGTACCAGTCCAACTACGGCAACGGCCTGAACGTGCTCGACGTCTCCAGCGTCACCAAGGACCcgaccggcgccggcatctgcgaggccggcttcttcgacatctaccccgaggacgacgaggaggagggcggcggcaaggtccAGTTCGCCGGCTCGTGGTCGTCCTACGCCAACTTCAAGTccggcttcgtcttcgtccacACCATCGAGCGTGGCAGCTTCGTCGTCAAGATGACCTCCAAGGAGTGCCCCAAGGCGCCCGTCTGCAACGCCGACAACTGCCTGCGCGCCCTGCGCGCCAACAGCGTGCCCGGCCGCCTGGAGGAGTCGGTCGAGTTCTGCGGCAACTTCACCACCCGCCAGCGGACCGAGGAGAGCCTGCTGCCCGAGTACGCGTCCAAGGCCTGCGtcgagaacaacaacaagaagcccGTCGAGAGGGTCAGCagcgcctgcgcctgcaTCCCGACGCCCGTCGTGCCCGAGCTGCCCCGGACGACGACCCGTCCCCCCGTCCCGACCGTGCTGCCTCCCAAGGCGTGA
- a CDS encoding Putative FAD-binding 8, ferric reductase, NAD binding domain-containing protein, with amino-acid sequence MFVGWFNSRPHHAALSMPTATMIQALRPPITKQLCNEKTLKIYAVFLCGLLILAFVARWLREVCNRNPSSAASRASRDPRLFKWLQLFRKLESQADWGWFGRRSFGLIILVGIYLTGNTVFSSINLALYQLNHWASRFGWMGAANMALCVFFGLKNTPMAYITPMSHAQLNIFHRIAGYTAVLLVLLHAILYTIHFGRQGRWANMVKQENLEGIGAGISMLVLLMGVLRHRSYEIFYVSHIVGFVAAVVLTSLHRPNWAKKLPVLMLFITALWVADRILRAARITYNLVNNTATFYSLPGGGTRLLLKKPGIDVAPPGSHCFLWIPRLHLFQSHPFTIVSNGPSGLELVMKSRKGFTKTVGTFAARYPRCTAWASVDGPYASCPNTESYDKLILIAGGSGAAFTVGLMNHILSRSQRPVHQSIEFVWAVKRAGTSACNFGYLASLFDHSAEQLSWFSEHLRNLSKAGSGVSVRLYVTSEDSVASPSLATYSDVESGVQPEMERSLSSKTGFANYGSISEVCDRDTLLVGTDCDAVTFTRMGIEMVIEKAMGTSKSCQRVLMAACGPESLMDAVKDSADDWRSKRGFRIDVHCEDFNG; translated from the exons ATGTTCGTCGGCTGGTTCAACTCTCGGCCTCACCACGCCGCTCTCAGCATGCCTACAGCGACGATGATCCAGGCTCTCAGGCCTCCGATCACAAAACAACTTTGCAATGAGAAGACGCTGAAAATATACGCCGTGTTTCTCTGTGGCCTTTTGATCCTTGCCTTTGTGGCTCGTTGGCTGCGCGAAGTCTGCAACAGGAACCCGAGTTCAGCTGCATCTCGCGCCTCACGAGATCCCCGTCTCTTCAAATGGCTTCAACTCTTCCG GAAACTGGAGAGCCAGGCAGATTGGGGATGGTTTGGACGACGCTCCTTCGGACTCATCATATTGGTTGGCATCTACCTCACTGGTAacaccgtcttctcctcgatAAATCTGGCCTTGTATCAACTGAACCATTGGGCATCTAGATTCGGGTG GATGGGTGCGGCGAATATGGCGCTGTGTGTATTCTTTGGATTGAAGAACACGCCAATGGCATATATAACGCCTATGTCACATGCTCAGCTCAACATCTTTCACCGCATCGCGGGATATACGGCGGTGCTCCTGGTGCTTCTCCATGCCATTCTCTACACGATACACTTCGGCCGCCAGGGGCGATGGGCAAACATGGTGAAACAAGAAAACCTGGAGGGTATCGGCGCTGGAATTTCTATGTTGGTCTTGCTCATGGGGGTTCTGAGACACCGAAGCTACGAGATCTTCTATGTCAGTCACATCGTTGGTttcgtggccgccgtcgtgttGACATCGCTGCACCGGCCGAATTGGGCGAAGAAACTCCCCGTGTTGATGCTGTTCATCACTGCACTCTGGGTGGCAGATCGTATACTTCGGGCCGCGAGGATCACCTacaacctcgtcaacaacaCTGCTACTTTCTACTCACTTCCCGGCGGAGGAACGCGACTACTTCTAAAGAAGCCGGGCATCGATGTTGCTCCCCCAGGCTCTCATTGCTTTCTGTGGATCCCGAGACTTCACCTCTTCCAAAGTCATCCATTCACAATCGTCAGTAACGGCCCTTCTGGCTTGGAGTTGGTAATGAAGTCACGGAAGGGCTTCACCAAGACAGTCGGCACCTTCGCGGCCCGCTACCCTCGCTGTACTGCTTGGGCTTCAGTAGACGGCCCATATGCATCATGCCCGAACACAGAGAGCTACGACAAGCTGATTCTTATTGCCGGGGGAAGCGGGGCAGCGTTCACAGTTGGTCTCATGAATCACATCCTGAGCCGGTCGCAAAGACCTGTACACCAGTCTATCGAGTTTGTTTGGGCTGTGAAGCGTGCAGGTACGTCAGCCTGCAATTTCGGTTACTTGGCGTCCCTTTTTGACCATTCAGCAGAGCAATTGAGCTGGTTCTCCGAGCATCTCCGCAATCTTTCGAAAGCTGGGTCAGGTGTGAGTGTGAGGCTCTATGTCACGAGCGAGGATTCGGTGGCAAGCCCGAGTCTTGCCACATATTCTGACGTTGAATCTGGGGTCCAACCCGAAATGGAGAGAAGCCTTTCTTCGAAGACAGGTTTTGCCAACTATGGGAGTATCTCGGAGGTATGTGATAGGGACACACTTCTGGTCGGAACCGACTGCGACGCTGTCACATTCACGAGAATGGGTATTGAAATGGTAATTGAAAAAGCTATGGGGACATCAAAAAGTTGCCAAAGAGTTTTAATGGCGGCTTGCGGTCCAGAATCACTCATGGATGCCGTGAAGGATTCGGCGGACGATTGGCGGAGCAAGCGAGGCTTCAGGATAGATGTTCACTGCGAGGACTTCAACGGTTGA